In the genome of Halobacterium noricense, one region contains:
- a CDS encoding helix-turn-helix domain-containing protein produces MEHAADRGEKKRLRKEHPSGWFYLTQHDAVPILVDALLDLPPNREFNKTELAEHAGVTRQTVGTYTDLLVEVELIEAVPETSPRRYRVADSAVVQELFGLNSALNNVGDE; encoded by the coding sequence ATGGAGCACGCGGCCGACCGCGGTGAGAAGAAGCGACTCCGGAAGGAACACCCTAGCGGGTGGTTCTACCTCACGCAGCACGACGCCGTCCCGATTCTCGTCGATGCGTTGCTCGACCTGCCGCCGAATCGAGAGTTCAACAAAACCGAGCTCGCGGAGCACGCCGGCGTCACTCGCCAGACTGTCGGCACCTACACCGATCTGCTGGTCGAAGTCGAACTCATCGAAGCAGTCCCGGAGACGTCCCCGCGTCGATATCGCGTCGCGGACAGCGCCGTCGTCCAGGAGCTCTTCGGGTTGAACAGCGCGCTCAACAACGTCGGCGACGAGTAG
- a CDS encoding type II toxin-antitoxin system HicA family toxin codes for MVTRDFSGNDVVKVLVNVGGFAWKRTSGDHVILKWSPPESHDTEPRTVTVPRHDRLDTGTLRSIAEQAGAEDFRAFCEWVDRNR; via the coding sequence ATGGTTACGCGTGACTTCTCCGGCAACGACGTCGTGAAGGTGCTCGTCAACGTCGGCGGGTTCGCGTGGAAGCGGACGTCCGGCGACCACGTGATTTTGAAGTGGAGTCCCCCCGAGAGCCACGATACTGAGCCGCGTACGGTGACGGTTCCGCGACACGACCGTCTCGACACTGGAACGCTTCGAAGTATCGCCGAACAGGCTGGAGCCGAAGACTTTCGAGCGTTCTGCGAGTGGGTCGACCGGAATCGATGA
- a CDS encoding MarR family transcriptional regulator, with protein sequence MPIGIDRFEDDRSDALDVREGTQPHRILRFLAANDDQAFTQTELHEATGIKRGSVGAALSRLEDRGLVRHRGRYWAIGNDDRLASYAAQTAASSSSTTDDYYGDDE encoded by the coding sequence ATGCCGATTGGAATCGACCGCTTCGAGGACGACCGAAGCGACGCGCTCGACGTCCGGGAGGGAACGCAGCCGCATCGAATCCTGCGGTTCCTCGCCGCGAACGACGACCAGGCGTTCACGCAAACCGAACTCCACGAAGCGACCGGCATCAAGCGCGGGAGCGTCGGCGCCGCGCTGTCCCGGCTCGAAGACCGTGGACTCGTCCGCCACCGCGGGCGCTACTGGGCCATCGGGAACGACGACCGGCTCGCGTCGTACGCCGCGCAGACCGCAGCGAGCTCGTCGTCGACGACCGACGACTACTACGGCGACGATGAGTGA
- a CDS encoding AbrB/MazE/SpoVT family DNA-binding domain-containing protein, translating into MSKSTDERGRLYLPKDVRERFGETYRVVELPSHVALFPVDEDPLEGVQEAVGDAFENENVEELKEQAREALAESARDNDEGRDEN; encoded by the coding sequence ATGTCGAAGTCGACAGACGAACGCGGGCGGCTGTATCTCCCGAAGGACGTGCGGGAACGGTTCGGGGAGACGTATCGCGTCGTCGAACTCCCCAGCCACGTCGCGCTGTTCCCGGTCGACGAGGACCCCCTCGAAGGGGTGCAGGAGGCAGTCGGCGATGCCTTCGAGAACGAGAACGTCGAGGAGTTGAAAGAGCAGGCACGGGAAGCTCTCGCGGAGTCAGCCCGCGACAACGACGAAGGGCGTGACGAGAACTGA
- a CDS encoding AbrB family transcriptional regulator — translation MVTIPAALRRRLDDRRQPIEVVQQRDGVFDDFEPVDVGETNAVDVEGEFGAADVRTNAA, via the coding sequence ATGGTCACGATTCCGGCGGCGCTCCGACGACGGCTGGACGACCGACGGCAACCTATCGAAGTCGTCCAGCAACGGGACGGCGTCTTCGACGACTTCGAGCCCGTCGACGTCGGCGAGACGAACGCTGTCGACGTGGAAGGCGAATTCGGAGCGGCAGACGTTCGGACGAACGCAGCGTAG
- a CDS encoding HVO_A0114 family putative DNA-binding protein, whose protein sequence is MPDEPTDTEPTHDEFTPGPEEVDYPSTLRITALPAEQAQAAALERAEQWEHGEEVPHVVNFEDRAQLRELLTDRRMELLEEVMERPPESIRALADRLDRDVHDVHDDLHLLADYDIVHFKEAGRAKKPYVPYDTVRLEVEFGLSRDGGAESQASA, encoded by the coding sequence ATGCCCGACGAACCAACTGACACCGAACCCACGCACGACGAATTCACGCCCGGGCCCGAGGAGGTTGACTACCCCTCGACGCTCCGAATCACCGCGCTCCCCGCCGAGCAAGCGCAAGCCGCCGCGCTCGAGCGCGCCGAGCAGTGGGAGCACGGTGAGGAAGTCCCGCACGTCGTGAACTTCGAAGACCGCGCGCAGCTGCGCGAACTGCTCACCGACCGGCGGATGGAGCTGCTCGAAGAAGTGATGGAGCGGCCCCCCGAGAGCATCCGCGCGCTCGCCGACCGCCTCGACCGCGACGTCCACGACGTCCACGACGACCTGCATCTGCTTGCGGACTACGATATCGTTCACTTCAAGGAAGCCGGGCGTGCGAAGAAGCCGTACGTTCCCTACGATACGGTGCGGCTCGAAGTTGAGTTTGGTCTGTCTCGGGACGGTGGAGCGGAATCGCAGGCGTCCGCCTAA
- a CDS encoding PIN domain-containing protein: protein MYVETDTLVALAKDDDWLQDAAVQALDEYDPHTSILAYAELLVLFYDREQGSYEIDIPRAVTNLLELVPVVPRTHEDAVLAAATFIEDEELTPFDALHAGLAATRDETLLASETAYETVGVDHVRLVDERE, encoded by the coding sequence GTGTACGTCGAAACAGACACGCTCGTCGCGCTCGCCAAAGACGACGATTGGCTGCAGGACGCTGCAGTGCAGGCTCTCGACGAGTACGATCCACACACCTCGATTCTGGCGTACGCCGAGCTGCTCGTGTTGTTCTACGACCGAGAGCAGGGCTCGTACGAGATCGACATTCCCCGTGCCGTGACAAACCTCCTCGAACTCGTTCCGGTCGTTCCGCGAACCCACGAGGACGCCGTACTCGCGGCAGCGACGTTCATCGAGGACGAAGAGCTGACGCCATTCGATGCCCTCCACGCAGGGCTAGCAGCGACACGCGACGAGACGCTGCTAGCCAGTGAGACGGCGTACGAGACAGTTGGTGTCGACCACGTACGATTAGTCGACGAACGAGAGTGA
- a CDS encoding type II toxin-antitoxin system HicB family antitoxin codes for MSADTDGRGRDSPNAPVEITLSLGENGDLWMARDEETGVASQGETREAALENLDEAVALYRGDVGRAPTDEEVVAVGIEPDANASGDLPDVLK; via the coding sequence ATGAGCGCGGATACCGACGGGCGAGGGCGAGACTCCCCGAATGCGCCAGTTGAAATCACACTCTCGCTCGGGGAGAACGGGGACCTCTGGATGGCCCGCGACGAGGAAACCGGCGTCGCCTCTCAGGGGGAGACACGCGAAGCGGCCCTGGAGAACCTCGACGAAGCGGTCGCGCTCTACCGGGGTGACGTCGGGCGCGCGCCGACAGACGAGGAGGTCGTGGCGGTCGGCATCGAACCGGACGCAAACGCGTCGGGCGACCTGCCGGACGTCCTCAAGTAG
- the artA gene encoding archaeosortase A, producing the protein MVSALTDTLAWVVIAAFGTSAILQTNHRQYSRYAAVAAWTLFAAFWGLLVPYYFFEHLSVIEGVLSAVAVPACLYTAYLVGSGKRQLVTLTRSIAIMGLLFLPFQTIEPARQFAIETVAQQAEWLMAQFGYYPPVVEGDHGYLAKFVFTGESVTGEPGHRYTTTVLMACTGIGSMSIVGGLALAVKAPLKRRMQALAVALPVIYGLNVIRVVFIAVAHGEQWFRGGIYETLAFAVFPTTDGNMVSYLFADRMLAQSASVVALVVLTFALLRIVPELGGVVEDVAYIATGNEYEITRRFAE; encoded by the coding sequence ATGGTATCCGCGTTGACCGACACGCTCGCGTGGGTCGTCATCGCGGCGTTCGGGACGAGCGCAATCCTCCAGACCAACCACCGCCAGTACAGCCGGTACGCGGCCGTCGCGGCGTGGACGCTGTTCGCGGCGTTCTGGGGGCTGCTGGTGCCGTACTACTTCTTCGAGCACTTGAGCGTCATCGAGGGCGTGCTGAGCGCGGTCGCCGTGCCCGCGTGTCTGTACACCGCGTACCTCGTCGGCAGTGGCAAGCGCCAACTGGTGACGTTGACGCGCTCGATTGCCATCATGGGGCTGTTGTTCCTGCCGTTCCAGACCATCGAGCCGGCGCGCCAGTTCGCCATCGAGACGGTCGCCCAGCAGGCCGAGTGGCTGATGGCGCAGTTCGGCTACTACCCGCCCGTCGTGGAGGGCGACCACGGCTACCTGGCGAAGTTCGTGTTCACCGGCGAGTCCGTCACCGGCGAGCCCGGCCACCGCTACACGACGACGGTCCTGATGGCGTGCACGGGCATCGGCAGCATGTCCATCGTCGGCGGGCTCGCGCTCGCCGTGAAGGCTCCGCTGAAGCGCCGCATGCAGGCGCTCGCTGTCGCGCTCCCCGTCATCTACGGGCTGAACGTGATTCGCGTGGTGTTCATCGCCGTCGCGCACGGCGAGCAGTGGTTCCGCGGCGGCATCTACGAGACGCTCGCGTTCGCGGTGTTCCCGACGACCGACGGCAACATGGTGTCGTATCTGTTCGCCGACCGCATGCTCGCCCAGTCCGCGTCGGTCGTCGCGCTCGTCGTCCTGACGTTCGCGCTGCTCCGCATCGTCCCGGAGCTCGGCGGCGTCGTCGAGGACGTCGCGTACATCGCGACCGGCAACGAGTACGAGATTACGCGACGGTTCGCGGAGTAG